From the genome of Candidatus Palauibacter australiensis, one region includes:
- a CDS encoding sialidase codes for VGTYGRGFWIFDDLSPIQQMTPEVMASASHLFAPRDAYRFRPITPPSIPYDDPTIGEDPEYGASLNYWLAAAASEGPTIEILDGSGTVVRTLEGRNRAGVNRIHWDLRDEPNEPIRMLTPPRYAEHIEVGDEGRPAPGGAQISVLMPPGQYTVRLTVDGATHEQPLTVLKDPHSAGTEADIAEQLAFIREVREDVVRAGEAVHRVEAMRVQLRTLSRFAEEEDLAASVEDLRQKLMELQETMVDLRLTGQGQDGVRFEARLLQKLGYLVGALSIADFRPTDQEMEVKVILHEALETHLAELEELVRTDVAALNETLRGLGMLIITDDAF; via the coding sequence CGTGGGCACGTACGGGCGCGGGTTCTGGATCTTCGACGACCTGTCGCCGATCCAGCAGATGACGCCGGAGGTGATGGCCTCGGCCTCGCACCTGTTCGCGCCGCGCGACGCGTACCGCTTCCGGCCGATCACGCCCCCCTCGATCCCCTATGACGACCCCACGATCGGAGAGGACCCGGAGTACGGGGCCTCGCTCAACTACTGGCTCGCAGCGGCGGCCTCCGAGGGGCCGACGATCGAGATCCTGGATGGGTCGGGGACGGTCGTGCGCACGCTGGAGGGGCGGAACCGCGCGGGCGTGAACCGGATCCACTGGGACCTGAGGGACGAACCCAACGAGCCGATCCGGATGCTCACGCCGCCCAGGTACGCCGAGCACATCGAGGTCGGAGACGAGGGACGGCCGGCGCCGGGCGGGGCGCAGATCTCGGTGCTGATGCCGCCGGGACAGTACACGGTGCGGCTCACGGTGGACGGGGCGACGCACGAGCAGCCGCTCACCGTGCTGAAGGACCCGCATTCCGCGGGGACGGAGGCGGACATCGCAGAGCAGCTCGCCTTCATCCGCGAGGTGCGGGAGGACGTAGTGCGGGCCGGCGAGGCGGTGCATCGCGTCGAGGCGATGCGGGTGCAGCTTCGGACGCTGTCGCGGTTTGCGGAGGAGGAGGACCTCGCGGCGTCGGTCGAGGACTTGCGGCAGAAGCTGATGGAACTGCAGGAGACGATGGTCGACCTGCGCCTCACGGGGCAGGGGCAGGACGGCGTGCGCTTCGAGGCGCGGCTCCTGCAGAAGCTCGGCTACCTCGTCGGCGCGCTCTCCATCGCGGATTTCCGGCCCACGGACCAGGAGATGGAGGTGAAGGTCATCCTCCACGAGGCGCTGGAGACCCACCTGGCCGAGCTCGAAGAGTTGGTGCGGACGGATGTCGCGGCGCTCAACGAGACGCTGCGCGGCCTCGGCATGCTCATCATCACCGACGACGCGTTCTGA
- a CDS encoding amidase, producing MIDRRSFIGASVAGGLGAVAAASGCAPEGGSDSSAASDAGGAAAVPPFELDEVTVDELQASMASGERTARSIAEMYLERIEALDGQGPELRSIIETNPDALAIADELDAERAAGNVRGPLHGIPVSLKDNIDTHDRMTTTAGSLALEGSIPPQDSFVAARLREAGAVILAKANLSEWAYFRGVRATSGWSARGGQCRNPYALDRNPCGSSSGSGVAASANLCALTVGTETGGSIMCPSSSNGIVGIKPTVGLWSRAGVIPISHSQDTAGPMCRTVRDAAALLGACTGLDPRDPATSASEGRAHTDYTQFLDAAGLQGARIGVVRSFLGFDPRVLALFDEAIEAMRADGAVIVDPANMDAAAWNDPLSLVLLEYEFKADLNAYLAGLGPDAPVTSLAEVIEFNERNAEREMPYFGQERLIASQARGPLTDPEYLNAVATIQRANREDGIDRLAREHELDAIVAPTRDLPWPTDHIKGDRLDGGSSAAPAAIAGYPDITVPMGFVRGLPAGVSFFGPAWTEPALLRIAYAYEQATQQRRAPTFAATLG from the coding sequence ATGATCGATCGACGAAGCTTCATCGGAGCCAGCGTTGCCGGAGGACTCGGTGCGGTGGCCGCGGCCTCGGGCTGCGCGCCGGAAGGCGGGTCAGACAGTTCCGCCGCCAGCGACGCGGGCGGTGCAGCGGCCGTGCCGCCGTTCGAGCTGGACGAGGTGACGGTCGACGAACTCCAGGCGAGCATGGCGTCGGGCGAGCGCACGGCCCGCTCGATCGCGGAGATGTACCTCGAACGCATCGAGGCGCTGGACGGGCAGGGGCCCGAACTGCGCTCGATCATCGAGACGAACCCCGACGCGCTCGCGATCGCGGACGAACTCGACGCCGAGCGCGCGGCGGGGAACGTGCGCGGCCCGCTGCACGGCATCCCCGTCTCGCTCAAGGACAACATCGACACGCACGACCGGATGACGACGACGGCGGGTTCGCTCGCACTGGAAGGCTCGATCCCGCCGCAGGACTCGTTCGTGGCCGCCCGGCTGCGCGAGGCGGGCGCCGTCATCCTCGCCAAGGCGAACCTCAGCGAGTGGGCGTACTTCCGGGGCGTGCGCGCGACCTCCGGGTGGAGCGCGCGCGGCGGCCAGTGCCGGAACCCCTACGCGCTTGACCGGAACCCGTGCGGTTCGAGTTCCGGCTCCGGCGTCGCGGCGTCGGCCAACCTCTGCGCGCTCACGGTGGGGACGGAGACGGGCGGCTCCATCATGTGTCCCTCCTCGAGCAACGGCATCGTGGGGATCAAGCCGACCGTCGGATTGTGGAGCCGGGCCGGGGTCATCCCCATCTCCCATTCACAGGACACGGCGGGCCCCATGTGCCGGACGGTTCGCGATGCGGCCGCCCTGCTCGGGGCCTGCACGGGCCTGGACCCGCGAGATCCCGCCACCTCCGCGAGCGAGGGCCGCGCGCACACCGATTACACGCAGTTCCTCGACGCGGCCGGGCTTCAGGGGGCCCGGATTGGGGTCGTGCGCAGCTTCCTCGGCTTCGACCCGCGCGTGCTGGCGCTGTTCGACGAGGCGATCGAAGCCATGCGGGCCGACGGCGCGGTCATCGTGGATCCGGCCAACATGGACGCCGCGGCGTGGAACGACCCTCTTTCGCTCGTGCTGCTCGAATACGAGTTCAAGGCCGACCTCAACGCCTACCTGGCCGGGCTGGGTCCGGACGCCCCGGTGACGAGCCTGGCCGAGGTCATCGAGTTCAACGAGCGGAACGCCGAGCGGGAGATGCCGTACTTCGGCCAGGAGCGCCTGATCGCCTCGCAGGCGCGGGGACCGCTCACAGACCCCGAATACCTGAACGCCGTCGCCACCATTCAGCGCGCGAATCGGGAGGATGGGATCGACCGCCTGGCGCGGGAGCACGAGCTGGACGCGATCGTCGCGCCCACGCGCGACCTGCCGTGGCCGACCGACCACATCAAGGGGGACCGGCTCGACGGGGGATCGTCCGCCGCGCCCGCCGCCATCGCCGGCTACCCCGACATCACGGTGCCGATGGGATTCGTGCGCGGACTTCCGGCCGGGGTCTCGTTCTTCGGGCCGGCCTGGACGGAGCCCGCGCTGCTGCGCATCGCCTACGCCTACGAGCAGGCCACGCAGCAGCGGAGGGCGCCGACGTTCGCCGCAACGCTCGGCTGA